GCAGACTCCCCATCCTAGTCCCATAATCCGgtccattgatcatggtcaacccacctaacctaacatcgtttgtgcggaggggcaagaattcaaaaatccctaaaacagtactacaatggagaagaaacatgggaggcctggccctcccgaacttgcaatactatcactgggcagccacggccgaaagagtgaggagatgggtaaaggacccaGACATGGAATGGTTGATGATGGCCGAGTCCTCGTGTACAGGAATGACCCTCCCGGCCCTCGCtacggcaacactcccatccccgtcagcaccagtccagtggtggcagctaccctgagaacctggaaccagatgtggcagcatttcagtatGACCGATGTGTcctttatggcccccatctgcggcaaccaatcggtttgcaccagccattctcaacatcaccttcaagaggtagagacaagaagggggaacactgatggttagggacttttacacgggaaatagactagcgaccttagaggagctgacggatagactggacctaccaaacagggatgagctccaggtcaaaaactttctccgcaaggagacaccagcatacccagaaaccctgagaagcacaatgcaagaggagttactggacgcagacagtctggggaagggaaactgtggggacctgtacggacaactcttaataaggatgcgctccttacttgacgaaacccaggaaaaatgggaggaagagcgagggacggaaatagggtggggactctggagcgaagcactgaacgggaccaactccaccttctcctacgcaaggcgaagcttcatgcagctgaatgttgtgcacagagcacacccgacaagaacccaaatgagcaggttcttcccggagatggaggacaaatgtgaatggtgccaggggggcccggcaaaccatgcccaccTGTTCTGGGTATGTCCCAGAATTGTCAAATTCTGGACAGCATATTTACAGTTGAATTCTGGACAGCCTATTTAGAGacaatgtccatggttatgagggtggagccgtgcccacaaatggcagtcttcggggtatcagaccagccagaactattcatggggaaaagggtggacgcccttgcctttgcttctctaatcggccgctggagaatcctgctcggctggcgattagcagcaccacccacagctcagaCGAGCTGGCAGACCTATCtggatttctccacctggagaagatcaagttcaccgtccgagggtcagaggatggttcccacaaagtgtggaggccattcaccaacttgttccaggacctgtttgaagccagcggccaatggaacactggggagggaggtgggcgtacgggagccaacgggatcacagggaaCAGGCAGGAAAACGGGACGGGGGGAAGGGGGCTACTGGGACAAGGAGGAAGAAacagaaaccaactgacacagagaccagagagcccagaacaaaaaacaagaagaggaacccccaagggaaggtgaaaaacaggacagggagtgcgcggggtggaaggggggaggcccatcaatgggggaggggggggggaagggagggcaccgtccacttgtaaataacagataactcccattgtacagtgaagggccaggaaaggacccagaaacgacaagtgaagggggcggaggggagggacgggagatggaGGGACCgacacaaaggaaattgacatgcacattgtaatcggcacagttaccctgactgcttggatagtgtataataagcattgtCACAAGTCTGCGACTcgatgaaaaagaggtgaaaaaaactgcTCAAtcaaatcccgcctcaatttaaagtgttcctcataatccagatgcgtttcctgtaataaagcgatGTCGACGTTCTCCTTTCGAaaagagaggatctttttccttctgatagggtgatggatgccccgtacattccctgagaaaatttgccgattaactgccgccattagttaggcgacagagagacaggaacagattttcacaccacaatcgggcgtgcgccattaccccctcctccaactcactttacaccagaggcaccaaagtctccccaaactgctcctttcacagataaaagccccgtctgtaccagagtaggataaagtcaacaacacataaaccctcccataataacaaaaatacaaaagaatcaccaccacaatagacccaaggggacattcctcaataagactgaggacccggaggattaatcccacagccagactgtcgttaccctcaggataccttctccaaaatgaggagaggaaaagtaacttttgtaaattgtttttacagaatattagaggaggaggaattacagacagaaatctcaaacgtcacgtctcaatctgactgagtctctcaattccttggaactgaatatcaccggactttgaatcgagaaggagaaatgtttgtcttttctgtccgcttcaaaacatcagtgtggctggaaaagccccgagacacacacacacccgagtgagagtgttccagagcactgactgtggaaagagctttaaccagttacgcagcctgaaaaaacatcacaccattcacagtgggagagacgttacacgtgttctgtgtgtggacgaggcttcaactgatcgacaaacctggagagacacgaggacacccccaccctggagaaacaatggaaatgtggggactgtgggaagggattctgggttccatctgcactggaagctcatcggcgcattcacactggggagaggccgttcatctgctctgtgtgtgggaagggattcattcagttatccaccctgcaattacaccagcgagttcacactggggagaggccgttcacctgctctcagtgtgagaagtgtttcactcagttatccgtcctgcagacacaccagcgagttcacactggggagaggccgttcacatgctctcagtgtgagaagggattcactacttcatcgagcctgcggagacaccagcgagttcacactggggagaggccgttcacctgctctcaatgtgagaagtgtttcactcagttatccgtcctgcagacacaccagcgagttcacactggggagaggccgttcacctgctctcagtgtgagaagggattcactacttcattgagcctgcggagacaccagcgagttcacactggggagagaccgatcacctgctctcaatgtgagaaatgtttcactcagttatccggcctgcggacacaccagcgagttcacactggggagaggccgttcatttgctctcagtgtgagaagcgattcactcaatcatccgacttgcagagacaccagcgagttcacactggggagaggccgttcacctgctctcagtgtgagaagggattccctcactcatccgacctgcagagacaccagcgagttcacactggggagaggccgttcatctgctctcagtgtgggaagggattcactcagttatccaacctgcagagccaccagcgagttcacacaggggagaaggcgttaacctgttcttagtgagagaagggattcagatatccatacaccctgcgggaacactagagagttcacacctggaagaggccattcccctgctctgagcaggggagacattcaatgatccatcccaacgatggagacactagcgagttaattctggggagagaccattcatctgctctcaatgtggggaggggttttctgATTCATCAcatctgttgtgactccaacaagttcacaataaattacagatgttggctccgttgttattgtttctgctctcactgacatccaggactgcattttgttcattctgacatctggtgaatggtgatgattggagggtttctttctgctggaccggccggtctaacacctctgcctccggtgggctgaccatttttgagcctcgttgcgattacctggttccaagtttgacgaggagcacagaatgaaaaggtgtttgcacgttggaagatatttagttcccaaagcaaccatgttgccatgaagatgggctatggtggttacatacttcatttgtctaatttatctgggtggtTGTCGCAGAAGgagactgtcatggtatgaggggcaagttgtctgtggtagattgggaaatgacaataaacatatcactgaaagtggcaacgcaggtggataaggagctaagaaggcaggcggcatgcttgtcttcattggtcggggcattgagtatagaaattggcaagtcatgctgcagctgaacagaaccttagttaggccacacgtggaatattgccgacaattctggtcaccacattaccaaaaggatgtggaggctttggagagagtacagaggaggtttaccaggatgttgcatggcctGGAGGGgattagctgtcaggagaggttggataaactcggattgttttaacTAGAGCgacgaggttgagggacgacctgataaaagtttacaaaatgatgagtggcatggacagagttgatagaagctttttcccagatgacagaggtttaaggtgcaaggggcaaaagtcaattaccaggtgacatatgGGCAAAGTTTAGCCgagatgtgcgagggacgttttttacaccgagggtggtgagtgcctggaactcgctgccggaggaggtcgtggaagcaggtacgatagtgacgtttaagaggcatcttgacgaatacatgaataggataggaatagacggatacagaccctggaagcacagaaggttttagtttagacagacatcatgatccgagcaggcttggtgggccgaagggcctgttcctgtgctgtactgtcctttgttctttgtatgacgatagacaatagacaggcaaccactcgcattttatttacataaaatattgattcctttaagaagcaaaaattaaacagcaaaatgaagctatcgtggctaccaagaaaagttaaagattccattagatcaatggaggagactcataaagtggcccaaatagtagtgagcctgaggattgggaatttgttttagaattcagcaaaggaccaagaaactgataaagagaaaatagaatatgagagcaaactggggaaaacacaaaaaacgactggaaaagctccaataggaatgtgaaaaggaaaagattagcaaagaccaatgtgggtccattccagacagacaggagagtttataatggggaataaggaaatgacagagaaactaaacaatgtgtgtctgtcttcacagaggaagagacagaaatcatccccaaaacacgagagaaccaagggaccagtgagcacgacgaactgaaagagattagtattagtgaaaaagtagcactggagaaattaatggtattgaaagttaataaatccccaaaagctgacctctccatcccagagtgttgaaagaggtggctgtagagatagtggatacattagtgatcatctttcaaaattctatagatcctggaatggttcctgcaagttggaaggtagtaaatgtaaccccactatttaaggagagagagaaaacgggaaccacagacccattagcctgacatcaggaggagggaaaatgctacaatctattataaaggatgtgataacatacgaattaggagcaggagcaggccactcgacccctcgagcctgctccacaattcagtaagttcacggctgatctaattgaaacctcaactccacagaggctcctttgaaaataaatcttgggagagcctaataatattttttattataaaaataatctttattattttcacaagtaggcttacattaacactgcaatgaagttactgtgaaaagcccctagtcgccacactccggcacctgttcaggtacacagagggagaattcagaatgtccaattcacctaacaagcacgtcttttgggacttgtgggaggaaaccggagcacccggaggaaacccacgcagttttggggagaacgtgcagactccgcacagacagtgacccaaaccgagaattgaacccgggtccctggagctgtgaagcaacagtactaaccactgtgcctccacgccactgtgtcagttatggggaacaaggaaatggcagaggagttaaacagatattttgcatgagcctttatggtggaagataaatcgaatattccattaatacgaaagaatacggagggagcaattaaatgccatcactggagaagttgtattggacaaaccGATGGGGATAAGATatgtcccctggatggctgcatcctcggatcctaaaagaaatgtctacagagatagtggatgcattgattgtaatgttCCAaacatccttggattctggagaagtaccagaggattggaaaactgccaatgtgacaacccgccgattcagaatgggagggaggcaaaaacgAGACACTATACGACGATCagcctaacatttattgttgaaaaaaatgttggaatcaattattaggaagtaatagcagcacattgagaaaatcataatctaatcaagcagagtcagcatagctttgtgaaagggaaactgtgtctgactaatttatcagagtgtttcgaggaagtttcaaccagagtggatagagggggaccagtagatgtgttgtatttaaccttccagaaggcctttgacaaggtacctcacaaaacattaagtcatgagataagaacACATGGGGTTggcgtggatagagaattggctaatgagcaggaaacagcgattggggataaggggttctttttaaggttggtgacctgtaaccagtggggttccacagggatcagtgctgggaccgcaactgtgtacaatttatattaatgacttggaggaaggaagcgaacgtactgtgcccaaatttacAGACAACACAAAATAGATgaaaaggcaagttgcgagggggatactaacagtttgcaaagagatattgagaggttaagcaagtggacaaaaggttgccacatggagcataatgtgggaaaatgtgaagttcattttggaagggagaacaaaagaacagtattatttaaatggcgaaaaactacagaaagctgcagcacaaagggacttgggggaacttgtgcacgaaacacagaaagctagcggacaggtgcagcaggtaatcaggaaggctaatggaatgttggccctgattccaagggggttggagtataagagtcgggaagtcttgctgcagctgtacaaggtgctggtgagaccacatctggagaactgagagcagttttggtccccttatttaaggaaagatattatttcattggaggctgtttagagaaggttcactgtgatgatccccgttatggagggattgtcttcggGGCAAAGGTTTAACAGGtttggactctactcattggaatttagaagaatgagaggtgatctcattgaaacatccaggattcttaaggggtttgacagggtaaatgctgagaggatgtttccctcatgggagagttgaccagagggcagagtctcagaataaagagatgtcaatttaagactgagatgaggaggaatttcttctgagagtctttagaactgagagagttgtggggacagagtccttgtgtatatttaaggctgagatagattttttatctcaatttgtttttttaaatgtaaatttagagtgcccaattcatttttttccaattaagggacaatttagcatggccaatccgtctaccctgcacatccttgggttgtgtgggccaaacccatgcatacactgggagaatgtgcaaacaccacatggaccgtgacccagagccgggatcgaacctggaaccttgacgccgtgaggcagcagtgctaaccactgtgccaccgtgccgcccggctgAGCTAGATTCTTGCTCAGTCAGGGAACCGAGGATTATGGGGAAAGGGCCGGAAAGTGAATGTGAGGAATGTTGGTttcagccatgatcctgttgaaatgtggtgcaggctggaagggccgaatggcctactcctattccttatggtcttagtgtggtcttattcccacctacccctgataaactttcacccccttgattttcaagaatctatccatctttgcctcaaaaatattcaaagactctgcttccactgccctttgaggaagagagttccaaagtctcccaaccctctgagagataaagttctcctctgccttaaatggacaagttattacttttgaagtgactccaatttctagattctcccac
This portion of the Scyliorhinus torazame isolate Kashiwa2021f chromosome 5, sScyTor2.1, whole genome shotgun sequence genome encodes:
- the LOC140418017 gene encoding uncharacterized protein → STNLERHEDTPTLEKQWKCGDCGKGFWVPSALEAHRRIHTGERPFICSVCGKGFIQLSTLQLHQRVHTGERPFTCSQCEKCFTQLSVLQTHQRVHTGERPFTCSQCEKGFTTSSSLRRHQRVHTGERPFTCSQCEKCFTQLSVLQTHQRVHTGERPFTCSQCEKGFTTSLSLRRHQRVHTGERPITCSQCEKCFTQLSGLRTHQRVHTGERPFICSQCEKRFTQSSDLQRHQRVHTGERPFTCSQCEKGFPHSSDLQRHQRVHTGERPFICSQCGKGFTQLSNLQSHQRVHTGEKALTCS